A genomic region of Mycolicibacterium poriferae contains the following coding sequences:
- a CDS encoding stage II sporulation protein M — protein sequence MDVDAFVMANRASWDRLEHLVKKRRRLSGAEVDELVELYQRVSTHLSIVRSSSSDAVLVGRLSGLVARARSVVTGAHAPLRQEFIRFWTVSFPVVAYRSWRWWLGSAVGFFVVAIVIAAWIANNPEVQAAIATPEEIDQLVNNDFAAYYSENPAGSFALSVWVNNAWIAVQCIASAILLGIPIPWVLYNNALNLGLSAGLMFGAGKGDVFLGLITPHGLIELTAVFLAAGAGMRLGWSAISPGDRPRGQVLAEQGRAVIAVAVGLVAVLVVAGLVEAFVSPSPLPTVARIAIGVAVEAAFLGYVVYFGARAARAGETGDVADAPDVLPTG from the coding sequence GTGGATGTCGACGCGTTCGTGATGGCCAACCGGGCGTCGTGGGATCGCCTCGAGCACCTCGTGAAGAAACGCCGCCGGCTCAGCGGCGCCGAGGTCGACGAGCTGGTCGAGCTCTATCAGCGGGTGTCGACCCATCTGTCCATCGTGCGGTCGTCGTCGTCGGATGCGGTGCTCGTGGGCCGGCTGTCGGGTCTGGTGGCGCGCGCCCGCTCGGTGGTGACCGGCGCCCATGCGCCGCTGCGGCAGGAGTTCATCCGGTTCTGGACGGTGTCCTTCCCGGTGGTCGCCTACCGGTCCTGGCGGTGGTGGCTGGGTTCGGCGGTCGGCTTCTTCGTGGTGGCGATCGTGATCGCCGCATGGATCGCGAACAACCCCGAGGTGCAAGCCGCCATCGCCACACCCGAAGAGATCGACCAGCTGGTCAACAACGACTTCGCCGCCTACTACAGCGAGAACCCGGCCGGCTCGTTCGCGCTGAGCGTCTGGGTGAACAACGCGTGGATCGCGGTGCAGTGCATCGCCTCGGCGATACTGCTGGGCATCCCGATTCCGTGGGTGCTGTACAACAACGCGCTGAATCTGGGCCTGAGCGCCGGCCTGATGTTCGGCGCGGGCAAGGGCGATGTGTTCCTGGGTCTGATCACCCCGCACGGGTTGATCGAGTTGACGGCGGTGTTCCTGGCCGCGGGCGCGGGAATGCGGCTGGGCTGGTCGGCCATCTCGCCCGGCGACCGGCCCCGGGGGCAGGTGCTGGCCGAGCAGGGCCGCGCGGTGATCGCCGTCGCCGTCGGCCTGGTGGCGGTGCTGGTGGTGGCCGGCCTCGTCGAGGCGTTCGTCTCGCCGTCCCCGCTGCCGACCGTCGCGCGTATCGCGATCGGCGTCGCGGTCGAGGCGGCGTTTCTGGGCTATGTCGTCTATTTCGGTGCGCGAGCGGCGCGCGCCGGGGAGACCGGCGACGTCGCCGACGCACCCGACGTGCTGCCTACTGGGTGA
- a CDS encoding RDD family protein, with protein sequence MVGSQQPVVTGDAVVLDVQVAQLPVRALSILIDIVVIFVLYVVGVMLWATTLAQFDSAFSAAVLIIFTVLALVGYPVIFETATRGRTLGKMALGLRVVSDDGGPERFRQALFRALAGVIEIWMLTGGPAVICSLISPKGKRIGDIFAGTLVITERAPRLSPPPTMPPHLAWWAATLELSGLDGEQAELARQFLSRAPQLHPQVRDQMAYRIGSDVLSRISPPPPAGTPPAMALAAVLAERHRREMIRLQPSAPPGWSGPVYPPSYPMSPAPPSPPAPPGPPAPPRTDGFAPPS encoded by the coding sequence ATGGTCGGTTCGCAGCAGCCCGTCGTCACCGGGGACGCGGTGGTGCTCGACGTCCAGGTCGCTCAGCTGCCGGTGCGGGCACTGTCGATCCTCATCGACATCGTCGTCATCTTCGTGCTCTACGTCGTCGGTGTGATGCTGTGGGCGACCACGTTGGCCCAGTTCGATTCGGCGTTCTCAGCCGCGGTGCTGATCATCTTCACCGTGCTCGCACTGGTCGGCTATCCCGTGATCTTCGAAACCGCCACCCGCGGTAGGACCTTGGGCAAGATGGCGCTGGGGCTTCGGGTGGTCTCCGACGACGGTGGCCCGGAACGGTTCCGCCAGGCGCTGTTCCGCGCGTTGGCCGGGGTGATCGAGATCTGGATGCTGACCGGAGGACCGGCCGTCATCTGCAGCCTGATCTCGCCGAAAGGCAAACGCATCGGTGACATCTTCGCCGGGACGCTGGTGATCACCGAACGGGCGCCGCGTCTTTCGCCGCCACCGACCATGCCGCCACACCTGGCGTGGTGGGCGGCCACGCTGGAGCTGTCCGGGCTGGACGGCGAGCAGGCCGAGCTGGCCCGGCAGTTCCTTTCCCGGGCACCGCAATTGCATCCCCAGGTGCGCGATCAGATGGCCTACCGGATCGGCTCGGATGTCCTGTCGCGAATCTCTCCCCCGCCACCCGCGGGCACCCCGCCGGCGATGGCGCTGGCCGCCGTCCTCGCCGAGCGGCACCGGCGCGAGATGATCCGTCTGCAGCCGTCCGCGCCCCCGGGCTGGTCCGGCCCCGTCTACCCGCCGTCATATCCGATGTCACCAGCGCCCCCATCGCCGCCCGCGCCACCCGGGCCGCCCGCGCCGCCCCGCACGGACGGCTTCGCGCCACCGTCCTGA
- a CDS encoding carotenoid oxygenase family protein: MTETATDHDDPTLFGTGDFFQRGNYAPVADELTEYDLPVTGTIPPELSGWYLRNGPNPRSSTGHWFTGDGMIHGVRLEAGQAKWYRNRWVRTDSFDDPRPFYNADGTRNLRVSVANTHVVNHAGKTLALVESSLPYQITDELETVGAYDFDGKLVDAMTAHPKICPVTGELHFFGYGSVFAPHVTYHRADADGNLVIDRPVDVPALTMMHDFALTANFVVFLDLPIVFDVDFARNGTGDMPYRWDDGYGARLGVLRRDDPFGEVRWFDIDPCYVFHVANAHDDGNTIVLQAVRYPELWRDDAGFDAQAVMWTWTIDMQRGTVSERQHDDRVVEFPRIDDRLATLPARYAVTVGDARLIRHDLRTGSTVEHRFGTVDAPGGPGEAVFVPSTVGPADESSGWYLAYVYDPARNGSDLVIIDASDFTGPPVARISLPQRVPYGFHGNWIAD; this comes from the coding sequence ATGACCGAAACCGCCACCGACCACGACGACCCGACGCTGTTCGGTACCGGGGACTTCTTCCAGCGCGGCAACTACGCCCCCGTCGCCGACGAGCTGACCGAATACGACCTGCCGGTCACCGGTACCATCCCGCCCGAATTGAGCGGGTGGTACCTGCGCAACGGACCGAACCCCCGCTCGTCGACAGGGCACTGGTTCACCGGCGACGGCATGATCCACGGCGTCCGGCTCGAAGCGGGGCAGGCCAAGTGGTACCGCAACCGCTGGGTGCGCACCGACAGCTTCGATGACCCCAGACCCTTCTACAACGCCGACGGAACCCGGAACCTCCGCGTCAGCGTGGCCAACACCCACGTGGTCAACCATGCCGGCAAGACGCTGGCGCTGGTGGAATCGTCGCTGCCCTACCAGATCACCGACGAACTCGAGACCGTCGGTGCGTATGACTTCGACGGCAAGCTCGTCGACGCGATGACCGCCCACCCGAAGATCTGTCCCGTCACCGGTGAACTGCACTTCTTCGGATACGGCAGCGTCTTCGCGCCGCATGTGACCTATCACCGCGCCGACGCGGACGGAAACCTGGTCATCGACCGTCCAGTCGACGTGCCCGCGCTGACGATGATGCACGACTTCGCGTTGACGGCGAACTTCGTGGTGTTCCTCGACCTGCCGATCGTGTTCGACGTCGACTTCGCCCGCAACGGAACAGGGGACATGCCCTACCGCTGGGACGACGGCTACGGGGCCCGGCTCGGTGTGCTGCGGCGCGACGACCCGTTCGGGGAGGTGCGCTGGTTCGACATCGATCCGTGCTACGTCTTCCACGTCGCCAACGCCCACGACGATGGCAACACCATTGTGTTACAGGCGGTCCGGTACCCGGAACTGTGGCGCGACGACGCCGGATTCGACGCCCAGGCAGTGATGTGGACGTGGACGATCGACATGCAGCGGGGCACCGTGTCGGAACGTCAGCACGACGACCGGGTCGTGGAATTCCCACGCATCGACGATCGTCTCGCGACGCTGCCGGCACGTTACGCGGTCACCGTCGGCGACGCCCGGCTGATCCGACACGACCTGCGCACCGGCAGCACCGTCGAACACCGATTCGGCACCGTCGACGCGCCCGGGGGGCCGGGAGAGGCGGTGTTCGTGCCGTCCACGGTGGGGCCCGCCGACGAGAGCAGCGGCTGGTATCTCGCCTACGTCTACGATCCCGCCCGCAACGGCAGCGACCTCGTCATCATCGATGCCTCCGACTTCACCGGCCCGCCGGTCGCCAGAATCTCGTTGCCGCAACGGGTTCCCTATGGTTTCCACGGGAACTGGATCGCGGACTGA
- a CDS encoding PadR family transcriptional regulator, translating into MSLRYATLGLLAQQPGSGYDLLKRFEVSMANVWPATQSQLYGELNKLAADGLIEVTNVGPRGRKEYGITESGRVDLLAWITRPHDDTPVRRPEVLRVFLLGEIPASQARNYVTRMADSADHALARYEHIRDSVEWGDSDTAFFARAALEFGLRTAAMEADWARWLAEAIDRRNEPQR; encoded by the coding sequence GTGAGCCTGCGCTACGCCACCCTCGGCCTGTTGGCCCAGCAGCCCGGCAGTGGATACGACCTGCTGAAACGGTTCGAGGTGTCGATGGCCAACGTATGGCCGGCGACTCAGAGCCAGCTCTACGGTGAGTTGAACAAGCTCGCCGCCGACGGGCTCATCGAGGTCACCAACGTCGGCCCGCGCGGGCGCAAGGAGTACGGCATCACCGAATCGGGGCGGGTCGACCTGCTGGCCTGGATCACCCGGCCGCACGACGACACGCCGGTGCGCCGGCCCGAGGTGCTGCGGGTGTTCCTGCTCGGCGAGATCCCTGCCAGCCAGGCGCGCAACTACGTCACCCGCATGGCCGACTCCGCAGACCATGCATTGGCCCGCTACGAGCACATCCGCGACTCCGTCGAGTGGGGCGACTCGGACACCGCCTTCTTCGCCCGCGCCGCGCTCGAGTTCGGGTTGCGCACCGCGGCCATGGAAGCCGACTGGGCGCGCTGGCTGGCCGAGGCCATCGACCGCCGCAACGAACCGCAGCGGTAG
- a CDS encoding PadR family transcriptional regulator: MNHPFNAPAGGFGFGPIDRRALHHQHRQARREFRDHLREHAGSDAMGPGFGPGFRGGRGAGFDPRGGFDFGFDPRGGFGFGPGPRGGRRGGRRGKRGDVRAAILSLLTERPMHGYEMIQEIAERSQNVWKPSPGSVYPTLQLLEDEGLIAAGDSEGSRKLFELTEEGRAAAAKVETPPWHGLADDIEPGEADLRNAAAQLLGAVRQAAFAASEDQQERIVAIVNKARREVYGVLGED; encoded by the coding sequence ATGAACCACCCATTCAACGCACCCGCCGGCGGCTTCGGCTTCGGTCCGATCGACCGCCGTGCACTGCACCACCAGCACCGTCAGGCTCGCCGCGAGTTTCGCGATCACCTGCGCGAGCACGCCGGTTCCGACGCCATGGGTCCGGGCTTCGGCCCCGGCTTCCGAGGCGGTCGAGGAGCCGGCTTCGATCCTCGAGGCGGCTTCGACTTCGGCTTCGATCCTCGAGGCGGCTTCGGCTTCGGACCGGGCCCCCGTGGGGGTCGCCGCGGCGGACGGCGCGGCAAGCGCGGCGACGTTCGTGCCGCGATTCTGTCGTTGCTGACCGAGCGCCCGATGCACGGCTACGAGATGATCCAGGAGATCGCCGAACGCAGCCAGAACGTGTGGAAGCCCAGCCCCGGCTCGGTGTACCCGACGCTTCAGCTCCTCGAAGACGAGGGCCTCATCGCCGCCGGTGACAGCGAGGGCAGCAGGAAGCTGTTCGAGCTGACCGAGGAGGGCCGAGCCGCTGCGGCCAAAGTCGAGACGCCCCCGTGGCACGGGCTCGCCGACGACATCGAGCCCGGGGAAGCCGACCTGCGCAACGCGGCGGCCCAGCTCCTCGGCGCGGTCCGGCAGGCGGCGTTCGCGGCGTCCGAGGACCAGCAGGAGCGCATCGTGGCGATCGTGAACAAGGCCCGCCGCGAGGTGTATGGCGTCCTCGGAGAGGACTAA
- a CDS encoding oxidoreductase: MDTFTIGTHTVGRVGFGAMQLPGPGVFGPPRDHDEAVAVLRRAIELGIDHIDTAQFYGPNVSNELIREALHPYPANLTLVSKVGATRDEQGGWVAAQQPDELRRSIEENLSALGVDRLAAVNLRVFSGGDPNAPADVDPELFPRQLEAMVAARDEGLIDGIGLSSVSVDHLRMALDHTEVVCVQNAYNLVDRTSQPLLDLCTEHGIAFVPFFPLGSGFTADNPVLGHPAVVREAGRLGRTPAQVALAWTLSLAPNVLLIPGTSSVAHLEENTAVADITLDADVKAELDAAG, encoded by the coding sequence ATGGACACCTTCACCATCGGCACCCACACGGTCGGTCGCGTCGGCTTCGGCGCCATGCAGCTGCCCGGACCCGGCGTCTTCGGTCCGCCGCGCGACCACGACGAGGCCGTCGCGGTGCTGCGGCGGGCGATCGAGCTGGGAATCGACCACATCGACACCGCGCAGTTCTACGGGCCGAATGTGTCCAACGAACTGATCCGTGAGGCCCTGCATCCCTACCCGGCCAACCTGACGCTGGTCAGCAAGGTGGGTGCCACCCGCGACGAGCAGGGCGGGTGGGTCGCCGCGCAGCAACCCGATGAACTGCGCCGCAGCATCGAGGAGAACCTCTCCGCCCTCGGCGTCGACCGGCTCGCCGCGGTGAATCTGCGGGTCTTCTCCGGTGGCGACCCGAACGCGCCCGCTGACGTCGATCCCGAGCTGTTTCCCCGCCAGCTCGAGGCGATGGTTGCCGCGCGTGACGAAGGGCTCATCGACGGCATCGGACTGAGCAGCGTCAGCGTCGACCATCTGCGGATGGCCCTGGATCACACCGAGGTCGTCTGCGTCCAGAACGCCTACAACCTCGTCGACCGCACCTCGCAGCCGCTCCTGGACCTGTGCACGGAGCACGGCATCGCGTTCGTGCCGTTCTTTCCGCTGGGATCGGGTTTCACCGCCGACAACCCCGTCCTCGGCCACCCTGCCGTCGTCCGCGAAGCCGGCCGGCTCGGCCGGACTCCGGCGCAGGTCGCGCTGGCCTGGACGCTGTCGTTGGCACCCAACGTGCTGCTCATCCCGGGCACGTCGTCGGTGGCTCATCTGGAGGAGAACACCGCGGTCGCCGACATCACCCTCGATGCCGATGTCAAGGCCGAGCTGGATGCCGCCGGCTGA
- a CDS encoding class I SAM-dependent methyltransferase translates to MEAMVTTSVDRSIAAMPRGGPDASCLDRLLQTDRPEYLDRDPVDVADEARKRSVIRALDWTGEVFGNHDRFAQIALDEVADVADPRVLELGAGHGKLSRRLLDWHPTARLTVTDVDQESVRTIAAGELGQHPRATVRTLDATAMDAGDGEFDLAVFVLSFHHLAPEAAARVFAEGTRVATRLLIVDLPRPPAPLHLLRLATMLPFAPLVPFVHDGVISSLRAYSPSALRALAAHADPAIEVTLRGGLLSPQVVLATRPH, encoded by the coding sequence ATGGAGGCCATGGTTACCACATCGGTGGACAGGAGCATCGCCGCGATGCCGCGCGGCGGGCCGGACGCCTCGTGTCTGGACCGACTGCTGCAGACCGACCGACCGGAGTACCTGGACCGGGATCCCGTCGACGTTGCGGACGAGGCACGTAAGCGCAGCGTGATCCGGGCCCTGGACTGGACCGGCGAGGTGTTCGGCAACCACGACAGGTTCGCCCAGATCGCGCTCGACGAGGTCGCCGACGTCGCCGATCCGCGCGTCCTGGAACTCGGGGCCGGACACGGCAAGCTGTCCCGCCGGCTGCTCGACTGGCATCCGACGGCGCGGTTGACCGTCACCGACGTCGACCAGGAATCCGTGCGCACGATCGCCGCCGGGGAGCTCGGCCAGCATCCCCGGGCGACGGTCCGGACCCTGGACGCCACGGCCATGGACGCCGGCGACGGCGAGTTCGACCTGGCGGTGTTCGTGCTGTCGTTCCACCATCTGGCACCCGAGGCAGCCGCCCGGGTGTTCGCCGAGGGCACCCGGGTGGCCACCCGGCTGCTCATCGTCGACCTGCCGCGGCCGCCGGCGCCGCTGCACCTGCTGCGGCTTGCCACGATGCTGCCGTTCGCACCGCTGGTGCCGTTCGTGCACGACGGCGTCATCAGTTCGTTGCGCGCCTACAGTCCGTCGGCACTGAGGGCACTGGCCGCGCACGCCGACCCCGCCATCGAGGTGACGTTGCGCGGAGGTCTGCTCAGCCCGCAGGTGGTGCTCGCGACGCGGCCACACTGA
- a CDS encoding glutamate--cysteine ligase: protein MGEELKHTSFGPGHRRDYRRKVQLCLDVFETMLAKSSFDFEKPLTGMEIECNLVDAEYQPAMSNSEVLAAIADPAYQTELGAYNIEFNVPPRRLPGRAALDLEADVRASLNAAEAKASTDGAHIVMIGILPTLMPEHLTGSWMSESVRYQALNDSIFTARGEDIMIDIAGPERLSLQTASIAPESACTSMQLHLQVSPADFADNWNAAQVLAGPQLALGANSPFFFGHHLWAETRIELFAQATDTRPDELKTQGVRPRVWFGERWITSIFDLFEENVRYFPSLLPEMSDEDPVAELADGRTPKLSELRLHNGTIYRWNRPVYDVVEGRPHLRVENRVLPAGPTVLDMMANSAFYYGALRALSEEDRPLWTKMSFAAAHANFLEAAQNGMQARLYWPELGEVTPDELVLRQLLPLADEGLRRWEVAAEVRDRYLGVIEGRAKSGRNGAAWQSMTVEALQGRGLSRPDALAEMLRLYCQGMHSNEPVHTWEVPA from the coding sequence GTGGGTGAGGAACTCAAGCACACCAGCTTCGGACCGGGGCACCGGCGCGACTACCGGCGCAAGGTTCAGCTGTGCCTCGACGTCTTCGAGACGATGCTCGCCAAGTCCAGCTTCGACTTCGAGAAGCCGCTGACCGGCATGGAGATCGAATGCAACCTGGTCGACGCGGAGTATCAGCCGGCAATGAGCAACTCCGAGGTGCTGGCCGCGATCGCCGATCCGGCCTATCAGACCGAATTGGGCGCCTACAACATCGAATTCAACGTGCCGCCGCGCCGGCTGCCCGGGCGGGCGGCGTTGGACCTGGAAGCCGACGTGCGGGCCAGCCTCAACGCCGCCGAGGCCAAGGCCAGCACGGACGGCGCGCACATCGTGATGATCGGGATCCTGCCGACGTTGATGCCCGAACACCTCACCGGCAGCTGGATGAGCGAGTCGGTGCGCTATCAGGCGCTCAACGACTCGATCTTCACCGCGCGCGGCGAGGACATCATGATCGACATCGCGGGCCCGGAGCGGCTCAGCCTGCAGACCGCCTCGATCGCCCCCGAATCAGCCTGCACCAGCATGCAATTGCACCTGCAGGTCTCACCCGCCGACTTCGCCGACAACTGGAACGCCGCGCAGGTGCTGGCCGGGCCCCAACTGGCGCTGGGGGCCAACTCGCCGTTCTTCTTCGGTCACCACCTGTGGGCCGAGACCCGGATCGAGCTGTTCGCCCAGGCCACCGACACCCGACCCGATGAGCTCAAGACCCAGGGGGTGCGCCCCCGGGTGTGGTTCGGTGAACGCTGGATCACGTCGATCTTCGATCTGTTCGAAGAGAACGTGCGCTACTTCCCGTCGCTGCTGCCGGAGATGTCCGACGAGGACCCGGTGGCCGAACTGGCCGACGGGCGCACCCCCAAGCTCTCGGAGTTGCGTCTGCACAACGGCACCATCTACCGGTGGAACCGTCCGGTCTACGACGTCGTCGAGGGCAGGCCGCATCTGCGGGTGGAGAACCGCGTCCTACCGGCCGGGCCGACCGTGTTGGACATGATGGCCAACTCGGCGTTCTACTACGGGGCGCTGCGCGCGCTGTCCGAAGAGGATCGGCCGTTGTGGACGAAGATGAGTTTTGCTGCGGCTCATGCCAATTTCCTGGAGGCGGCTCAGAACGGCATGCAGGCGCGACTGTACTGGCCCGAGCTCGGCGAGGTGACTCCCGACGAGCTGGTGCTGCGTCAGTTGCTCCCGCTGGCCGATGAGGGGCTGCGCAGGTGGGAGGTGGCCGCCGAGGTCCGCGACCGCTACCTCGGCGTCATCGAGGGTCGCGCGAAGTCCGGCCGCAACGGCGCAGCCTGGCAGTCCATGACGGTCGAAGCGCTGCAGGGCCGCGGGCTCAGCCGGCCCGACGCGCTGGCCGAGATGCTGCGGCTGTACTGCCAGGGCATGCACAGCAACGAGCCGGTGCACACCTGGGAGGTGCCGGCGTAG
- a CDS encoding class I SAM-dependent methyltransferase — MDWDSAYRGESPGFEGAPPWNIGEPQPELAALVAAGRVRGEVLDAGCGYAELSLALAAQGFTVVGIELTPTAVAAARRAAEERGLSTATFVQDDITSFTGFDNRFDTIIDSTLFHSLPVEARDAYQQAVFRAAAPGATYYVLVFAKDAFPAEMETKPNGVDEDELRAAVGRYWSIDEIRPAFIHANMPDIPEFSMPEHGRDDRGRMMMPAFLLTAHKPA; from the coding sequence ATGGACTGGGACAGCGCCTACCGCGGCGAGAGCCCCGGATTCGAGGGGGCGCCGCCGTGGAACATCGGCGAGCCGCAGCCGGAGCTGGCGGCATTGGTCGCCGCCGGCCGGGTACGCGGTGAAGTGCTCGACGCCGGGTGTGGTTACGCCGAGCTGTCGTTGGCCTTGGCGGCGCAGGGTTTCACCGTCGTCGGTATCGAGCTGACTCCCACCGCCGTGGCGGCCGCGCGCCGTGCGGCCGAGGAGCGGGGACTGTCCACCGCGACGTTCGTGCAGGATGACATCACCAGCTTCACCGGATTCGACAACCGCTTCGACACGATCATCGACTCGACGCTGTTCCACTCGCTGCCGGTGGAGGCGCGGGACGCCTACCAGCAGGCGGTGTTCCGCGCAGCCGCGCCGGGGGCCACCTATTACGTGCTCGTCTTCGCCAAAGATGCGTTCCCCGCCGAGATGGAGACCAAGCCCAACGGTGTCGACGAGGACGAGCTGCGTGCCGCGGTGGGCCGATACTGGTCGATCGACGAGATCCGGCCGGCGTTCATCCATGCGAACATGCCCGACATCCCGGAGTTCTCGATGCCCGAACACGGACGCGACGACCGGGGCCGGATGATGATGCCGGCGTTCCTGCTCACCGCCCACAAACCCGCGTAG
- the mftD gene encoding pre-mycofactocin synthase MftD (MftD, an enzyme found in the mycofactocin biosynthesis locus, performs an oxidative deamination of 3-amino-5-[(p-hydroxyphenyl)methyl]-4,4-dimethyl-2-pyrrolidinone (AHDP). The resulting compound, now called pre-mycofactocin (PMFT), is a biologically active redox cofactor that can oxidize the non-exchangeable NADH of TIGR03971 family SDR-type oxidoreductases.) produces the protein MAATGWFETVAEAQRRAQKRLPPSVYSALVAGSEKGVTVGDNLSAFSELGFAPHVAGLSAKRDMATTVMGQSLSMPVLMSPTGVQAVHPDGEVAVARAAAARGTAIGLSSFASKSVEEVAAANPQTFFQMYWTGGRDRLLARMERARRAGAVGLIITTDWSFSSGRDWGSPAIPEKMDLRAMLRFAPEGLRRPRWLVDFARAGKVPDLTAPNLADGGEAPTFFGAYGEWMQTPLPTWEDIGWLREQWGGPFMLKGVMRVDDAKRAVDAGVSAISVSNHGGNNLDGTPAPIRALPAIADAVGDEIEIVLDGGIRRGSDVVKAVALGARAVMIGRAYLWGLAAGGQSGVENVLDILRGGIDSALLGLGLSSIDELSAADLVVPDGFRRDLGA, from the coding sequence ATGGCTGCCACCGGTTGGTTCGAAACCGTCGCCGAAGCCCAGCGGCGTGCCCAGAAGCGGTTGCCGCCCAGTGTCTACAGCGCTCTGGTGGCCGGGTCGGAGAAAGGTGTCACGGTCGGTGACAACCTCTCGGCGTTCAGCGAACTGGGCTTCGCCCCACACGTCGCGGGCCTGTCCGCCAAGCGCGATATGGCGACCACAGTCATGGGCCAGTCACTGTCGATGCCCGTCCTCATGTCGCCCACAGGGGTACAGGCCGTGCACCCGGACGGTGAAGTGGCGGTGGCACGCGCGGCTGCGGCACGCGGCACCGCCATCGGTCTGTCCTCGTTCGCCAGCAAGTCCGTCGAGGAGGTCGCGGCGGCGAACCCGCAGACCTTCTTCCAGATGTACTGGACCGGCGGCCGGGATCGGCTGCTCGCTCGGATGGAACGGGCTCGGCGGGCCGGAGCGGTGGGTCTGATCATCACCACGGACTGGTCGTTCTCCAGCGGACGGGACTGGGGCAGCCCGGCGATCCCGGAGAAGATGGATCTGCGGGCGATGCTGCGCTTCGCGCCCGAGGGCCTGCGCCGGCCTCGCTGGCTCGTCGACTTCGCCAGGGCTGGAAAGGTTCCCGACCTGACCGCCCCCAACCTGGCCGACGGGGGTGAGGCGCCGACGTTCTTCGGAGCCTACGGCGAGTGGATGCAGACTCCGCTGCCGACCTGGGAGGACATCGGGTGGCTGCGGGAGCAGTGGGGCGGACCGTTCATGCTCAAGGGCGTGATGCGTGTCGACGACGCCAAGCGCGCCGTCGACGCCGGGGTCAGCGCCATCTCGGTCTCCAATCACGGCGGCAACAACCTCGACGGCACACCGGCACCCATCAGGGCATTGCCGGCGATCGCCGACGCGGTCGGTGATGAGATCGAGATCGTCCTCGACGGCGGGATCCGACGCGGCAGCGACGTCGTCAAGGCGGTCGCGCTGGGCGCGCGAGCGGTCATGATCGGCCGCGCCTATCTGTGGGGACTGGCCGCCGGTGGCCAGAGCGGCGTGGAGAACGTGCTCGACATCCTGCGCGGTGGAATCGATTCCGCGCTGCTGGGCCTGGGGCTGTCGTCGATCGACGAGCTCAGTGCCGCGGACCTCGTCGTTCCCGACGGCTTCCGCCGCGACCTCGGCGCCTGA
- the mftA gene encoding mycofactocin precursor MftA (Mycofactocin is a small molecule electron carrier derived from the final two amino acids, Val-Tyr, of MftA, the mycofactocin precursor. It plays a role in redox homeostasis and the metabolism of alcohols and aldehydes in Actinobacteria, including Mycobacterium tuberculosis.), producing MEHVDNEEPDAEIVTETLVEEVSIDGMCGVY from the coding sequence ATGGAGCACGTCGACAACGAAGAGCCGGACGCCGAGATCGTCACCGAGACCCTGGTCGAGGAAGTGTCGATCGACGGAATGTGCGGGGTCTACTGA